The proteins below are encoded in one region of Alistipes communis:
- a CDS encoding TonB-dependent receptor, with translation MKRVLILSAAVLFCGVPLRAQVTKQVEVTKTYVPEVSKAVKLPIVPDMTDTVRLRPEIDYTVTPSALATNLSTEPFRPATVTYWEFNRPRPLYLKVGAGAPLNSVLDLYASTQNPGTGYAVGYLNHTGDWAEIRNDFGVRPVSWRMHNRMGAAAGKYLGRRLLEGKLDLTNRVYHNYGFDGAEALCTRYGNDGAASYYPFTKVSNDRQHYDDAMLHVRIGDDFTDLSRFNFNVELRGGYFLNVLQMQPVYYDWGVDRDRYHELSGGGGIRLARAFGLHEFEFKADFDGAWRNMLGYGSTQLLFGLHYAYRHDKLRWSVGLDYVRDGAEQEKVVGSDLSDPHAVYKESQTEHENRFLPAASIAYDPADGKFMLYAELTGKVRRNDMRTLSRLNPYVNPASIVPNTEEHRVAGGIKGAAGHGRFSYNLYVGYTHEKNALQWVARFIPNNVRDERADVGYMSFYIPYAMTLKDLSLNAEFAWRPSSRFTFDGELHMHSFKGAENVYYNNNQPYTLAYGRPQLTARLRGEYRARKVSLEVEAQMQSVRHWTTYTSVNEKPSEPDSDSGLNLGRRVIGLYDFKVPVTVDLAARFNWFLSRKVTLFAEGRNLCDAKLYDWAYYRDYGVGFTAGVKLQF, from the coding sequence ATGAAAAGAGTTCTTATCCTCTCTGCCGCCGTGCTGTTTTGCGGTGTGCCGCTGCGGGCGCAGGTCACCAAGCAGGTCGAGGTGACCAAGACCTACGTTCCCGAGGTGTCGAAGGCCGTCAAGCTGCCCATCGTGCCTGATATGACCGATACGGTGCGTCTGCGGCCCGAAATCGACTATACCGTCACGCCGTCGGCGCTGGCGACCAACCTCTCGACCGAGCCGTTCCGTCCGGCTACGGTGACCTACTGGGAGTTCAACCGTCCGCGGCCGCTCTATCTGAAAGTCGGCGCCGGAGCGCCGCTCAACTCGGTGCTCGATCTCTATGCCTCGACGCAGAATCCCGGTACGGGCTACGCCGTCGGCTACCTCAATCACACCGGCGACTGGGCCGAGATCCGCAACGATTTCGGCGTGCGCCCTGTCTCGTGGCGGATGCACAACCGCATGGGCGCCGCGGCGGGCAAGTATCTCGGCCGCCGTCTGCTCGAAGGCAAACTCGACCTGACGAACCGCGTCTACCATAATTATGGGTTCGACGGGGCGGAGGCGTTGTGTACTCGTTACGGGAACGACGGTGCGGCGTCTTATTATCCCTTCACCAAGGTGTCCAACGATCGGCAGCATTACGACGACGCCATGCTCCATGTGCGCATCGGCGACGATTTCACCGACCTGAGCCGCTTCAACTTCAACGTCGAACTGCGCGGCGGATATTTTCTGAACGTATTGCAGATGCAGCCGGTTTACTATGACTGGGGAGTCGATCGAGACCGTTATCATGAACTGTCGGGCGGCGGCGGTATCCGATTGGCCAGGGCGTTCGGTCTGCACGAGTTCGAGTTCAAAGCCGATTTCGACGGTGCATGGCGCAATATGCTCGGTTACGGTTCGACACAGTTGCTTTTCGGACTGCATTACGCCTACCGGCACGATAAACTCCGCTGGTCTGTCGGGTTGGATTATGTGCGCGACGGAGCGGAGCAGGAGAAGGTCGTCGGAAGCGATCTCTCCGATCCTCACGCGGTGTACAAGGAATCGCAGACCGAACATGAGAACCGGTTCCTCCCTGCCGCTTCGATCGCCTACGATCCGGCCGACGGCAAGTTCATGCTTTATGCCGAGTTGACCGGCAAGGTGCGCCGCAACGATATGCGGACGCTGAGCCGGTTGAATCCCTATGTCAATCCGGCGTCGATCGTCCCCAATACCGAGGAGCATCGCGTGGCGGGCGGTATCAAGGGTGCAGCGGGACACGGCCGCTTCTCCTATAATCTCTATGTCGGTTATACGCACGAAAAGAATGCATTGCAGTGGGTTGCCCGTTTCATCCCGAATAACGTTCGCGACGAACGGGCCGATGTCGGTTATATGTCGTTTTACATCCCCTATGCGATGACCTTGAAGGATCTTTCGCTCAATGCCGAATTCGCATGGCGGCCGTCGAGCCGCTTTACGTTCGACGGTGAGCTGCATATGCATTCGTTCAAGGGGGCGGAGAATGTCTACTACAATAATAATCAGCCATATACGCTGGCATACGGTCGTCCGCAACTGACGGCGCGTCTGCGCGGCGAGTATCGTGCACGTAAGGTGTCGTTGGAGGTGGAGGCGCAGATGCAGAGCGTGCGCCATTGGACGACTTATACATCCGTCAACGAGAAACCCTCGGAGCCGGATTCGGATTCAGGGTTGAACCTCGGTCGTCGCGTTATCGGCCTCTACGATTTCAAAGTCCCCGTCACGGTCGACCTTGCGGCGCGGTTCAACTGGTTCCTTTCGCGCAAAGTGACGCTCTTCGCCGAGGGGCGCAACCTCTGCGATGCGAAGCTCTACGACTGGGCCTATTACCGCGATTACGGCGTGGGCTTTACCGCCGGCGTGAAGTTGCAGTTCTGA
- a CDS encoding fimbrillin family protein, producing MKRFVQFLGAATLLLSFTQCSEDATTDSAPSVQGSVKLTASINETRTELSGNDVLWKSNDRLGLFCGTKFVNAPFTTAAGGTTSADFTGDPTDPSGSEAEVFYAYYPYSAHAVLEGSVVSGLSIPAVQTFATKSFATELCPMATSGADYSRLAFRTIGTVLKFQVTGQKNVTKIELTGNDGEALAGDYTIDFVGETPEMKFSGTETTLTLTCSEPVALNDASATEFYFVLPAGIEFTKGITVKVYTDDNAEPMVKEYASPLTTRPNKLVTVKAFTYSVPVTSIEEANEALSKGTSGVTITSTTDLTAPSTLEIPNAFGHGTSTSVEIEQPVSTDLTISEKTTSDKELPETLSVEMETTASLIVDTPNLTVSLEGTYTTVEATTAENTLIVAKNTVIETLTVKKGNVKIYGTVGEIVNEGTGKIIRCIDAQDEVERTLADTRCDHILIEKPAGTLDFGGGTTTKQVCVEASVTIANLIVSPEKEHPVMVSGDNVKLTLDGVKLVCNAAKTYAVNCLDGANPDVTLSNSEIIALGTDCRAVSVVNTRATSDTSYITFDNTQARTSQTAIGNREYTADEIKYFTSRVADGNYYPRGISVGSTGGKVNIALRNNSCIEGFFYGINIAGITEPVDVAIDDSRLDGRAALNVHGQKCIFRVNRSTLVGRNYFGGPTEDFATVVLDRAVATSHSNTVTVADSEIYSYNKPQTATNHQYSIDIRSLHNTVELKGSTRLIEVGSTEYPARLNFMVCYDNSTDNVINVDPGVTVSGKEGAKVLPATVWDGSSVYAPAADADGDYPIYEAAELKWIADQINSGNYLYLEAKGRYAQVYLMNDIDLNNKPWTPMGCQNHSYTLSGVDKCAFYGEFHGTGHTVSNLNVDIVADAKGFIGKTLGKEASIKELTLKNVAIPLNDDAEIQGKWVGALVGCMGGDTNVSDCHVENVTIHAPGMYRIGGLVGVWTNTSRQNATATVENCSVKDATLTAGYAIGGFMGTIQPQKPAAGYNTIRNCSVENISITHKDQYCWGDDPNYAAYYPETGHYCYSSAPFAGDVNNVNLEKCTVGGSCTIADADGHNTYMSATWTKLPYMGEVGGNACIDGVKVSADPTPAEGYFTK from the coding sequence ATGAAAAGATTCGTCCAATTTCTGGGAGCCGCGACTCTGCTGCTCTCCTTTACCCAATGTTCGGAAGACGCGACGACCGACTCCGCACCTTCCGTACAAGGTTCCGTCAAACTGACCGCATCCATCAACGAAACCCGAACCGAACTCTCCGGCAACGACGTCCTCTGGAAATCGAACGACCGCCTCGGACTGTTCTGCGGTACGAAATTCGTCAACGCACCCTTCACGACGGCGGCCGGCGGCACCACTTCGGCCGATTTCACGGGCGATCCGACCGATCCCTCGGGTTCCGAGGCCGAGGTATTCTACGCCTACTATCCCTATTCCGCCCATGCGGTGCTGGAAGGCAGCGTCGTATCGGGACTCTCGATCCCCGCTGTGCAGACCTTCGCTACGAAAAGCTTCGCCACCGAACTCTGCCCGATGGCCACGTCGGGCGCCGATTACAGCCGTCTGGCATTCCGCACGATAGGCACCGTACTCAAATTCCAGGTGACGGGGCAGAAGAACGTGACGAAAATCGAACTGACCGGCAACGACGGCGAAGCGCTGGCCGGCGATTACACGATCGATTTCGTCGGAGAGACCCCCGAAATGAAGTTCTCCGGTACGGAGACGACGCTTACGCTCACCTGCTCCGAACCGGTTGCGCTGAACGACGCCTCGGCGACGGAGTTTTATTTCGTGCTGCCGGCCGGCATCGAGTTCACGAAGGGTATCACCGTAAAGGTATACACCGACGACAACGCCGAACCGATGGTCAAAGAGTACGCCTCACCGCTCACGACACGCCCCAACAAGCTCGTAACGGTCAAAGCGTTCACCTATTCGGTTCCCGTCACTTCGATCGAGGAAGCCAACGAAGCGTTGTCTAAGGGAACGTCGGGAGTGACGATCACCTCCACGACCGACCTGACGGCACCTTCGACCCTCGAAATTCCCAATGCGTTCGGACACGGAACCTCCACGTCGGTCGAGATCGAACAACCCGTTTCGACCGACCTGACGATCTCGGAGAAGACGACTTCGGACAAGGAGCTTCCCGAGACGCTCTCGGTGGAGATGGAGACCACGGCTTCGCTGATCGTCGACACGCCCAACCTGACCGTTTCGCTCGAAGGCACCTATACGACCGTCGAAGCCACCACGGCCGAAAACACGCTGATCGTAGCCAAAAATACGGTCATCGAGACGCTGACCGTCAAAAAGGGAAACGTCAAGATCTACGGAACCGTCGGGGAGATCGTCAATGAAGGGACGGGCAAGATCATCCGCTGCATCGACGCCCAGGATGAGGTCGAACGCACGCTTGCCGACACCCGCTGCGACCATATCCTGATCGAGAAACCTGCCGGAACGCTCGATTTCGGCGGAGGAACGACGACCAAGCAGGTCTGCGTCGAAGCCAGCGTGACGATCGCCAACCTGATCGTATCGCCCGAAAAGGAGCACCCCGTAATGGTCTCCGGCGACAACGTCAAACTGACGCTCGACGGCGTGAAACTCGTCTGCAACGCAGCGAAAACCTATGCCGTAAACTGCCTGGACGGAGCAAATCCCGACGTAACCCTTTCGAACTCCGAAATCATCGCACTGGGTACCGACTGCCGTGCCGTCAGCGTCGTCAACACCCGTGCGACGAGCGACACGTCCTACATCACGTTCGACAACACGCAGGCACGCACGTCGCAGACGGCGATCGGAAACCGCGAATACACGGCCGATGAAATCAAATATTTCACCTCGCGCGTGGCCGACGGCAACTATTATCCGCGCGGCATCTCCGTCGGCTCGACGGGCGGCAAAGTGAACATCGCCCTGCGGAACAACTCCTGCATCGAAGGATTCTTCTACGGCATCAATATCGCCGGAATCACCGAACCGGTCGACGTCGCGATCGACGACTCGCGGCTCGACGGCCGCGCCGCCCTCAACGTCCACGGCCAGAAATGCATCTTCCGCGTCAACCGTTCGACGCTCGTGGGCCGCAACTATTTCGGCGGCCCGACGGAGGACTTCGCCACGGTCGTTCTGGATCGTGCCGTCGCAACGTCCCACAGCAATACGGTGACGGTCGCCGACTCCGAAATCTACTCCTACAACAAACCGCAGACGGCGACCAACCACCAGTATTCCATCGACATCCGCTCGCTGCACAACACCGTCGAGCTGAAAGGCTCCACCCGGCTGATCGAAGTTGGATCGACGGAATACCCCGCCCGCCTGAACTTCATGGTTTGCTACGATAATTCGACGGACAACGTCATCAACGTCGATCCGGGTGTGACCGTATCTGGAAAAGAGGGGGCCAAAGTGCTTCCGGCAACGGTCTGGGACGGCAGCTCAGTTTACGCACCGGCCGCCGATGCCGACGGCGACTACCCCATTTACGAAGCGGCCGAGTTGAAGTGGATCGCCGACCAGATCAACAGCGGCAATTACCTCTACCTCGAAGCCAAGGGGCGCTATGCACAGGTTTACCTGATGAACGACATCGACCTGAACAACAAGCCGTGGACACCGATGGGCTGCCAGAACCACTCCTATACACTGAGCGGCGTCGACAAATGCGCCTTCTACGGCGAATTCCACGGAACGGGCCACACCGTCTCCAACCTCAACGTCGACATCGTTGCCGACGCCAAAGGATTCATCGGCAAGACGTTGGGCAAGGAGGCGTCGATCAAGGAGCTGACGCTGAAAAACGTAGCGATCCCATTGAACGACGATGCCGAGATTCAGGGAAAATGGGTCGGAGCGCTGGTCGGCTGCATGGGCGGCGATACCAATGTCTCGGACTGCCATGTCGAAAACGTGACGATCCACGCCCCGGGCATGTATCGCATAGGCGGGCTGGTCGGCGTATGGACGAATACCTCGCGGCAGAATGCGACGGCGACGGTCGAGAACTGTTCGGTAAAGGACGCCACGCTCACGGCAGGATACGCCATCGGCGGTTTCATGGGTACGATTCAACCCCAGAAGCCTGCGGCGGGCTACAATACGATCCGAAATTGCAGCGTCGAGAATATCTCGATCACGCATAAAGACCAGTATTGCTGGGGAGACGACCCGAACTATGCCGCATACTATCCCGAGACCGGTCATTATTGTTACAGCTCGGCACCCTTCGCCGGCGACGTGAACAACGTCAATTTGGAAAAATGTACCGTCGGCGGCTCCTGCACCATCGCCGATGCCGACGGCCACAACACCTACATGTCGGCAACGTGGACCAAACTGCCCTACATGGGCGAAGTCGGCGGAAACGCCTGCATCGACGGCGTGAAAGTTTCGGCCGACCCGACGCCGGCCGAAGGCTACTTCACGAAGTAA
- a CDS encoding DUF5689 domain-containing protein, giving the protein MNNILKIALTLAVGIVLAGCYNDFDNPAPAKVYTDKDFTETGAEIISIKDLKAKFYEKWGHDANGLGRRVVIEDDVVIKGKVISSDAEGNVYKSLYIYDGEQAIELRLMNDNYVNYPLGQIVYVKAQGLSLASYRYMLSLGAAPALEPDGTFPNDTPSEHDFSASGNSNIPTTEMVQQYVYRGELDTITEADVTVVDKDNYKTVLNDDLLGCLIRFEGLRSSYTTVDSNTYPNYLENVNGVYTNKYYQDEGLPITWAYNYDNTKYYGSSLFTYETTPTSLESGSYVVRVSGYARFALKELPADNAMVNITAIYTKYSSRTGGFITYQLLVSSYKDIEEL; this is encoded by the coding sequence ATGAACAACATCCTGAAAATAGCCCTGACGCTCGCCGTCGGAATCGTTCTGGCCGGTTGCTACAACGATTTCGACAATCCGGCGCCGGCAAAGGTCTACACGGACAAGGACTTCACGGAGACGGGCGCCGAGATCATTTCGATCAAGGACCTGAAAGCGAAATTCTACGAGAAATGGGGCCATGACGCCAACGGTCTCGGCCGCCGCGTGGTGATCGAGGACGACGTCGTCATCAAGGGCAAGGTCATCTCGTCCGACGCCGAGGGCAACGTCTACAAGTCGCTCTACATCTACGACGGCGAACAGGCCATCGAGCTGCGCCTCATGAACGACAACTACGTCAACTATCCGCTGGGACAGATCGTCTACGTCAAGGCGCAGGGGCTTTCGCTGGCCAGCTACCGCTATATGCTGAGTCTGGGTGCCGCGCCCGCGCTCGAACCGGACGGCACCTTCCCCAACGACACTCCAAGCGAGCACGATTTCTCGGCTTCGGGCAACTCGAACATCCCCACCACGGAGATGGTTCAGCAGTATGTCTACCGCGGCGAACTCGACACGATCACGGAGGCCGACGTCACGGTCGTCGACAAGGACAACTACAAGACCGTACTCAACGACGACCTGCTGGGCTGTCTGATCCGTTTCGAGGGGCTTCGCAGCAGCTATACGACCGTCGACAGCAACACCTACCCCAACTATCTGGAAAACGTCAACGGCGTCTACACCAACAAGTACTATCAGGACGAGGGGCTGCCGATCACGTGGGCCTACAATTACGACAACACCAAGTACTACGGCTCGTCGCTCTTCACCTACGAGACGACACCCACGTCGCTCGAATCGGGCAGCTACGTCGTCCGCGTCAGCGGCTATGCACGGTTCGCCCTCAAAGAACTGCCCGCCGACAACGCCATGGTGAACATTACGGCCATTTACACGAAATACTCGTCCCGCACGGGCGGGTTCATCACCTACCAGCTGCTCGTCAGCAGCTACAAGGACATCGAGGAGCTGTAA
- a CDS encoding tetratricopeptide repeat protein — protein MRKGVIVLIAALGCLWCGADASVLTSGGRTHFDRGRELYALGRWADAREEFAAVCGAVPQTESSLCVEADYYMAMCAMELKEAGAEARLAEFLRRNPESVHVNDVEFALASLLCTAGRYDEAQRAFGKVDYATLSPEHRQQYDIRMGYIRFQQGDYDDALRYFRRIPSPSEYSDHALYYISYIAYVRGDNAMARAGFTELSRSAAYGAVAPFYLLQIEFNEGNYRYVVTTGGSLIDRAAGERRTELERIVAEGWFHLGDYGRTEEFLDAYRRSGGEMGRNENYLLGYSLYRQARYDEARPCLQQVCGADDALTQNASYHLADCYLRGGDKQRAMQSFAMAANEAFDAAIAEDALFNYGKLQYELGGGLFNEAIHVLNRYIAQYPTSERAVQARELLIAAYYNSRNYEAAYTALKHYPSPDGNLRAALQKIAYFRGLEAYSRGDLDGAAQSLSESAAINVSPKYGALARFWLGEIAFARGDYAEAERRYKEYLHRAPRTEDEYAKAHYNLGYCYFDRGDMSNAYASFARFNQLYSAADRYKADALNREADARYSLRQFSAALATYEKAAAVGTNEKYYADFQRAVTLGILDRGPQKIEALQRIIAADRGDYVDDATYELGRTYIAAERYDDGAKVLSKFVEENPHSPFFTPALSDLGLAYLNLGQPELSRRCYERVVESAPGSATARDALQGIREIYVADGNVDGYFAYAEKAGVECDTSVMARDSLSFAAARKIYLSGDTAAAEKSLRSYLRNYPKGYYTDDALFYLSDCHLKAKQTDAAIETLSELAARPTNQYSARTLGTLSKLTSEAGRHAEAAKAYRALYDVVQTADERAAAATGYFRSVEAGGDDAATLAAAAEVETLPDAGTTAQREAKFACATILRRGGKQAEALPLYRELSREVKTAEGAESAYRVIEATLAGGDAAAAETLIFAFAEKGSPHAYWVAKAYIALGDIYAGRDDSFQARATYQSIVDGYSPADDGIVAEAKARIEKLKK, from the coding sequence ATGCGTAAAGGAGTGATAGTGTTGATCGCGGCGCTGGGCTGCCTCTGGTGCGGGGCGGATGCGTCGGTGCTGACGTCCGGCGGCCGGACCCATTTCGATCGGGGGCGCGAGCTCTATGCATTGGGGCGCTGGGCCGATGCCAGGGAGGAGTTCGCCGCAGTCTGCGGTGCGGTTCCGCAGACGGAATCGTCGCTGTGTGTCGAGGCCGACTATTACATGGCGATGTGCGCCATGGAGTTGAAAGAGGCGGGGGCCGAGGCGCGGCTCGCCGAGTTCCTGCGGCGGAATCCCGAATCGGTCCATGTCAACGACGTGGAATTCGCCCTCGCGTCGCTTCTGTGTACGGCGGGGCGTTACGACGAGGCGCAGCGGGCTTTCGGCAAGGTCGACTACGCAACCTTGTCGCCCGAACACCGCCAGCAGTACGACATCCGCATGGGGTACATCCGTTTCCAGCAGGGCGATTACGACGATGCGCTGCGCTATTTCCGCCGCATCCCCTCGCCGAGCGAATATTCGGATCATGCGCTCTACTACATCTCCTATATCGCCTATGTTAGGGGCGACAACGCCATGGCCAGAGCCGGATTTACGGAGTTGAGCCGTTCGGCGGCCTACGGCGCCGTGGCGCCGTTCTATCTGTTGCAGATCGAGTTCAACGAGGGTAATTACCGCTATGTGGTCACGACGGGCGGCTCGCTCATCGACCGTGCGGCGGGCGAACGCCGCACCGAGTTGGAGCGTATCGTGGCCGAGGGGTGGTTTCATCTGGGCGATTACGGGCGTACGGAGGAGTTCCTCGACGCCTATCGGCGCAGCGGCGGTGAGATGGGGCGCAACGAAAACTACCTGCTGGGTTACAGTCTCTATCGGCAGGCGCGTTACGACGAGGCGCGGCCCTGTTTGCAGCAGGTCTGCGGAGCGGACGACGCGCTGACGCAGAACGCCTCCTATCATCTGGCCGACTGCTATCTGCGCGGCGGCGACAAGCAGCGCGCCATGCAGTCGTTCGCCATGGCGGCCAACGAGGCGTTCGACGCCGCGATCGCCGAGGACGCTCTGTTCAACTACGGCAAGTTGCAGTACGAACTGGGCGGCGGCCTCTTCAACGAGGCGATCCACGTGCTGAACCGTTACATCGCGCAGTATCCGACGTCGGAACGCGCCGTGCAGGCGCGTGAGCTGCTGATCGCCGCCTACTACAATTCGCGCAATTACGAAGCGGCCTACACGGCGCTCAAACACTATCCTTCGCCCGATGGCAACCTGCGTGCGGCGTTGCAGAAAATCGCCTACTTCCGCGGACTGGAAGCCTATTCGCGCGGCGATCTGGACGGCGCGGCGCAAAGCCTCTCGGAGTCGGCCGCGATCAACGTCAGCCCCAAGTACGGGGCGCTGGCCCGGTTCTGGCTGGGCGAGATCGCCTTCGCACGCGGCGACTACGCCGAGGCCGAACGCCGCTACAAGGAGTATCTGCACCGTGCGCCTCGCACCGAGGACGAATACGCCAAGGCGCATTACAACTTGGGTTATTGCTATTTCGATCGGGGCGACATGTCGAACGCCTATGCCTCGTTCGCTCGGTTCAACCAGCTCTATTCCGCGGCCGACCGTTATAAGGCCGATGCGCTCAACCGCGAGGCCGATGCGCGTTACTCGCTGCGGCAGTTCTCCGCAGCGCTGGCGACCTACGAAAAGGCGGCGGCCGTCGGCACGAACGAGAAATATTACGCCGATTTCCAGCGTGCCGTGACGCTGGGCATTCTCGACCGCGGGCCGCAGAAGATCGAGGCACTCCAACGAATCATCGCCGCCGACCGGGGCGACTACGTCGACGACGCCACCTACGAACTGGGACGCACCTATATTGCCGCGGAGCGCTACGACGACGGTGCGAAGGTGTTGTCGAAGTTCGTCGAGGAGAATCCCCATTCGCCCTTCTTCACGCCGGCGCTCTCTGATCTGGGATTGGCTTACCTCAATCTGGGTCAGCCGGAGCTGTCGCGCCGCTGCTACGAGCGCGTCGTCGAGTCGGCGCCCGGTTCGGCCACGGCGCGCGACGCCTTGCAGGGCATTCGCGAGATTTACGTGGCCGACGGCAATGTCGACGGCTACTTCGCCTACGCCGAGAAGGCCGGCGTGGAGTGCGATACGAGCGTCATGGCGCGCGATTCGCTGTCGTTCGCCGCAGCGCGCAAGATCTACCTTTCGGGCGATACCGCTGCCGCCGAGAAGTCGTTGAGAAGCTATCTGCGGAACTATCCGAAGGGGTATTATACCGACGATGCGCTCTTCTATCTGAGCGATTGCCATCTTAAAGCGAAACAGACCGATGCGGCGATCGAGACGCTGAGCGAGCTGGCCGCCCGCCCGACCAACCAGTACTCGGCCAGGACGCTCGGTACGCTGTCGAAGCTGACCTCCGAGGCAGGCCGTCACGCCGAAGCCGCGAAGGCCTACCGTGCGTTGTACGACGTCGTGCAGACCGCCGACGAGCGGGCCGCCGCTGCGACGGGTTACTTCCGCTCGGTGGAGGCCGGAGGCGACGATGCGGCGACGCTGGCCGCCGCCGCGGAGGTGGAGACGCTGCCCGATGCCGGCACGACGGCGCAGCGCGAGGCGAAATTCGCCTGTGCGACGATCCTGCGGCGCGGCGGGAAGCAGGCCGAGGCGCTGCCGCTCTACCGCGAGCTGAGCCGTGAGGTCAAAACGGCCGAGGGTGCCGAGTCGGCCTACCGCGTGATCGAGGCGACGCTGGCCGGAGGCGATGCGGCCGCGGCGGAGACGCTGATCTTCGCCTTCGCGGAGAAGGGTTCGCCCCATGCCTACTGGGTGGCGAAAGCCTATATCGCCCTGGGCGACATCTACGCCGGACGCGACGACTCGTTCCAGGCGCGAGCTACCTATCAGAGTATCGTCGACGGATATTCGCCGGCCGACGACGGCATCGTCGCCGAGGCGAAGGCGCGGATCGAAAAATTGAAGAAATAG